A part of Silvimonas soli genomic DNA contains:
- the motA gene encoding flagellar motor stator protein MotA produces MFVIIGYIFMVACIFGAFAAHGGELMVLWQPTEIVIIFGGGIGALIVGYGGKPIKAFLKAAPSIFKGSPYNKAFYMDLFALQFEVLTKIRKEGLMSIEADVDDPHSSAVFSKYPKVAADHHLIEFMTDYLRLMVGGNLNAFEIENLMDVEIDTHHHEAEVPATVIAKLADGLPAFGIVAAVMGVVHTMGSLHLPPSELGKLIGAALVGTFMGILLAYGFVGPIASVLESRAAAATQAFNAIKVTLLASLNGYAPQVAVEFGRKAVESTERPSFKELEDFVKSTKGK; encoded by the coding sequence ATGTTTGTCATCATCGGTTATATCTTCATGGTCGCCTGTATTTTTGGCGCCTTTGCTGCCCATGGCGGCGAGTTGATGGTGTTGTGGCAACCAACTGAAATCGTCATTATTTTTGGCGGCGGCATTGGCGCGCTCATCGTGGGTTATGGTGGCAAACCAATCAAAGCCTTTCTTAAAGCTGCGCCGTCTATCTTCAAGGGTTCTCCGTACAACAAAGCCTTTTACATGGATTTGTTTGCGCTGCAATTTGAAGTCCTCACCAAAATTCGCAAAGAAGGCCTGATGTCGATCGAGGCCGACGTCGATGACCCGCATAGCAGTGCGGTCTTCAGTAAATATCCCAAGGTGGCGGCTGATCACCATTTAATCGAATTCATGACCGACTATTTGCGGCTCATGGTGGGCGGTAACCTCAACGCCTTTGAAATCGAAAACCTGATGGATGTGGAAATTGACACCCATCACCATGAAGCAGAAGTTCCAGCCACCGTTATTGCCAAACTGGCAGATGGCTTGCCCGCTTTCGGTATCGTCGCGGCAGTGATGGGTGTGGTGCACACCATGGGTTCGCTGCATTTGCCACCATCCGAGTTGGGCAAGCTGATCGGCGCAGCTCTGGTCGGTACCTTTATGGGTATCTTGCTGGCATATGGCTTTGTCGGACCGATTGCGTCAGTACTGGAATCGCGCGCGGCGGCGGCCACCCAAGCCTTCAATGCGATCAAGGTCACCCTGCTGGCCAGTCTGAATGGCTACGCCCCGCAAGTGGCGGTAGAGTTTGGCCGCAAAGCCGTTGAAAGCACCGAACGCCCAAGCTTCAAAGAACTTGAAGACTTCGTGAAAAGCACCAAGGGTAAGTAA
- the lpxB gene encoding lipid-A-disaccharide synthase, whose amino-acid sequence MIDRLFSQAGKGPRIAIVAGEASGDLLGAELIEALKRHLPDAQFSGIAGPKMKALGAHSVVPMEKLAVRGYTEVIRHLPALLRIRRELKKAILREKPDLLIGIDAPDFNLGLEGAAKAAGIPAVHYVSPSIWAWRSERLKKIAKAVSHVLLLFPFEVPLYRQAGIPATYVGHPLADMFPLEPNRAMFREILGVPDSALVFAMLPGSRQSELQLHAELFIETAKQLAERYPAAVFLVPFITRETRDMFETQMWKLGAQELPFRLMFGHAHDAMLASDAIIVASGTAALEAMLAKRPLVVTYKLSGMTYRMVKKKIKTPYVSLPNALAGGFVVPELLQHDATVENLVQAVTNMVDDKRFGAQLADCFTSFHQQLQCGAAERAAEAILGLLRRRA is encoded by the coding sequence ATGATTGATCGACTCTTTAGCCAAGCAGGCAAGGGACCACGCATCGCGATTGTCGCGGGCGAAGCGTCCGGGGATTTACTCGGTGCAGAGTTGATTGAGGCGTTAAAACGGCATTTGCCGGACGCTCAATTCAGCGGTATTGCCGGCCCCAAAATGAAAGCCCTCGGTGCCCATTCGGTGGTGCCCATGGAAAAGCTCGCGGTGCGCGGCTATACGGAAGTGATTCGTCACTTGCCAGCGTTGCTGCGCATCCGCCGCGAACTCAAAAAAGCCATCCTGCGCGAAAAGCCTGATCTGCTGATCGGGATCGACGCCCCGGATTTCAATCTGGGACTGGAAGGCGCGGCCAAGGCGGCGGGGATTCCGGCAGTGCACTATGTCAGCCCGTCCATCTGGGCCTGGCGTAGCGAGCGCTTGAAGAAAATTGCCAAGGCTGTTTCGCACGTCCTGTTGTTGTTCCCGTTTGAAGTGCCGCTATACCGGCAGGCCGGGATACCGGCGACTTACGTCGGCCATCCGCTGGCGGATATGTTTCCGCTGGAACCCAATCGCGCCATGTTCCGGGAAATCCTTGGCGTACCCGATAGCGCGCTGGTGTTTGCCATGCTGCCCGGTAGCCGCCAGAGCGAACTGCAACTGCATGCCGAGTTGTTTATCGAAACGGCCAAACAATTAGCCGAGCGTTATCCGGCTGCGGTTTTCCTGGTGCCCTTCATTACGCGTGAAACCCGCGACATGTTCGAAACGCAAATGTGGAAGCTGGGTGCACAAGAACTGCCGTTCCGCTTGATGTTCGGCCACGCGCACGATGCCATGCTGGCATCCGATGCCATTATCGTGGCGTCGGGCACCGCCGCACTTGAAGCCATGCTGGCCAAGCGCCCGCTGGTGGTTACTTACAAGCTCAGCGGCATGACCTATCGCATGGTCAAGAAAAAGATCAAAACCCCGTACGTAAGCCTGCCCAACGCGCTGGCTGGCGGGTTTGTGGTGCCAGAGTTGTTGCAGCATGATGCAACCGTGGAAAACCTGGTTCAGGCAGTCACCAATATGGTCGATGACAAACGTTTTGGCGCGCAACTGGCCGATTGTTTCACCAGTTTTCACCAGCAATTGCAGTGTGGTGCTGCCGAGCGCGCCGCCGAAGCCATTCTGGGTTTACTGAGGCGCCGCGCGTGA
- the rnhB gene encoding ribonuclease HII — translation MSTLICGVDEAGRGPLAGSVYAAAVILPDDHGLVGLNDSKKLSEAQRERLFPLIQERAVSWSIAFATHAEIDQINILQATMLAMQRAVAGLHIAPEKALIDGNRAPKIICQAETVVGGDAIHPCISAASILAKVARDREITEHDAQWPGYGFAKHKGYPTAAHLDALKRLGPCPIHRLSFGPVRVAVAQMSLWD, via the coding sequence GTGAGCACGTTGATTTGTGGAGTGGATGAAGCGGGGCGCGGGCCGCTGGCGGGTTCAGTGTATGCCGCCGCGGTGATCTTGCCGGATGATCACGGCCTGGTGGGTTTGAACGACTCCAAGAAATTGAGTGAAGCACAGCGCGAACGTTTGTTTCCGCTCATTCAGGAGCGTGCAGTGTCATGGTCAATTGCTTTTGCCACGCACGCCGAGATTGATCAGATCAACATCCTGCAAGCCACCATGCTGGCCATGCAACGTGCTGTTGCCGGGTTGCATATCGCGCCAGAAAAGGCACTGATTGACGGCAATCGCGCACCCAAAATCATCTGTCAGGCAGAAACCGTGGTGGGTGGTGATGCCATTCACCCGTGCATTTCAGCGGCATCCATCCTGGCCAAGGTGGCGCGTGATCGCGAGATTACCGAGCATGATGCGCAGTGGCCAGGCTATGGCTTTGCCAAACACAAAGGTTATCCCACCGCCGCTCATCTGGACGCGCTCAAACGCTTGGGGCCGTGTCCGATACATCGGTTGAGTTTCGGCCCGGTTCGTGTCGCAGTCGCACAAATGTCGCTCTGGGATTGA
- a CDS encoding PilZ domain-containing protein, translated as MPNFPDGLYYQTSLPLAWLDAPVQSELEAQRYLEVLEAMEQHPHEGIEVSQVEARLDLQLLWLARLLTPQKPPERDAEIGIEHIRWSQTDAPQVGAEGYVGMILSPSLPYLLSIAATITEVEPVDGAVQVMATWTWQIQSLREAFERTVFRHHRVQIRRNRGAVS; from the coding sequence ATGCCCAATTTCCCGGACGGCCTTTACTACCAGACCAGCCTGCCGCTGGCCTGGCTGGATGCGCCAGTGCAGAGTGAACTGGAGGCCCAGCGTTATCTGGAAGTACTGGAAGCCATGGAGCAGCATCCGCATGAGGGTATTGAGGTCTCGCAAGTCGAAGCGCGGCTGGATTTGCAGTTACTGTGGCTGGCGCGCTTGCTGACACCGCAAAAACCACCGGAGCGTGATGCCGAGATTGGCATCGAGCACATTCGTTGGTCGCAAACTGATGCGCCACAGGTTGGCGCCGAAGGTTATGTGGGGATGATATTGAGCCCCAGCCTGCCGTATCTATTGAGTATTGCTGCCACCATCACCGAGGTAGAGCCGGTCGATGGCGCCGTACAGGTCATGGCCACCTGGACGTGGCAGATACAGAGCTTGCGTGAAGCGTTTGAACGTACTGTTTTCCGTCACCATCGCGTGCAAATTCGCCGCAATCGTGGAGCCGTTTCTTGA
- a CDS encoding TrmH family RNA methyltransferase has protein sequence MEVIHSPHNALYKLCHKLATHRRDRLKQKKTLLDGAHLVAAALDAQWPLEKLLVTPDGLANPENFALIVASGVDATVLDPALFQTLTELPSPTGLIALVAIPDAPAMRSDGLCLLLDGVQDPGNVGSMLRTAAAAGVDQVLLSSQCADLWSPKVLRAGMGAHFALNLVERADLLQFAEQFSGRLGALMLDGAVDLYEARLHGDLALVMGSEGQGVSEELSQRAQLRLKIPMHAGIESLNVGAATAICLYERLRQTRAV, from the coding sequence ATGGAAGTCATCCATTCCCCGCACAATGCGCTGTACAAGCTTTGCCACAAGCTGGCAACGCACCGACGGGACCGACTGAAACAGAAAAAGACCCTGCTGGATGGCGCGCACCTGGTAGCCGCCGCACTTGATGCGCAATGGCCATTGGAAAAGCTGCTGGTCACGCCTGATGGATTGGCCAACCCAGAAAATTTCGCCTTGATCGTCGCCAGCGGTGTTGACGCTACCGTGCTGGACCCCGCGTTGTTTCAAACGCTAACTGAACTACCCAGCCCTACGGGTTTGATCGCGCTGGTGGCGATCCCGGACGCGCCTGCGATGCGCAGTGATGGCCTGTGTTTGCTGCTCGATGGCGTACAAGATCCGGGCAACGTAGGATCCATGTTGCGCACTGCAGCTGCGGCAGGGGTGGATCAAGTGCTGTTATCCAGCCAATGCGCCGACTTATGGTCGCCCAAAGTATTGCGAGCGGGAATGGGCGCGCATTTTGCACTCAACCTGGTTGAACGAGCCGATTTGCTGCAGTTTGCCGAGCAGTTTTCCGGCCGCCTGGGTGCGCTGATGCTGGATGGGGCTGTGGATTTATATGAGGCCCGCTTGCATGGCGATCTTGCGCTGGTTATGGGTTCCGAAGGGCAGGGTGTGTCTGAAGAACTGAGTCAACGGGCGCAATTGCGGCTCAAAATACCGATGCATGCCGGGATTGAATCGCTCAATGTCGGCGCCGCAACCGCTATCTGCCTGTACGAACGACTCCGGCAGACTCGCGCAGTCTGA
- a CDS encoding HDOD domain-containing protein translates to MAINIAPTFAAWIAEWTNRPLPMLQTSKDQLLPMLRRPDRVRLPDLVDIVLRDPLLTAQVLRTVNHRERTSLSADVVSIENCLALYGIGPFLERFANGPVVETTLMPNHPQAYAALLTAITNLRFSARLAREYAGQRFDAKLDEIFIAAILSGLPKLLNLLSPQHSMLVLEQTAAHDLLVAWHFPEPLLQLQAGSAIVTPRQQLQVAVLALANALDHGWWQTDVQQALEVIVEILQIPQDECWMIASSGVLRFVRKEGDRVTRLQAAYALPMLPGEWEKPAEVAPAAAAAPQATAIMFAERLHALHEACKKGVKPSQLIELALRVFTDGLAIQRVAFLVFSEPDNQLRARFVQSPEIHDRLRDFTLPMDNVHLFARLMQKPQAVWLSEATRSNLQKLLPGTWLQRFGAGDFYAMSVFMNDRPVGLFVGQRTASLALDETTFTQFKQVCLLVSRALAERNARA, encoded by the coding sequence ATGGCAATCAACATAGCTCCAACTTTTGCTGCCTGGATCGCCGAGTGGACCAATCGGCCGCTCCCGATGCTGCAAACCAGCAAAGACCAATTGCTTCCCATGTTGCGGCGACCGGATCGTGTGCGCTTGCCCGACCTGGTTGACATCGTGCTGCGCGACCCGCTCCTGACGGCGCAGGTATTGCGTACCGTGAATCATCGCGAACGCACCAGTTTGTCGGCCGATGTGGTTTCCATTGAGAACTGCCTGGCGCTTTACGGGATCGGGCCATTTCTGGAGCGATTTGCCAATGGCCCGGTGGTTGAAACCACGCTGATGCCAAATCATCCGCAAGCGTATGCCGCGCTGCTCACCGCGATCACCAATCTGCGTTTTTCTGCCCGATTGGCACGTGAATACGCAGGCCAGCGATTTGACGCCAAGCTGGATGAGATTTTCATCGCTGCCATTTTGTCCGGCTTGCCCAAGCTGCTGAATCTGCTTTCTCCCCAGCATTCCATGCTCGTGCTGGAACAGACTGCCGCACATGATTTGCTGGTGGCATGGCACTTTCCGGAACCACTGCTGCAACTGCAAGCGGGCTCGGCAATCGTGACGCCACGCCAACAATTGCAGGTCGCGGTTCTGGCTTTGGCCAATGCCCTCGATCATGGCTGGTGGCAAACCGATGTGCAGCAGGCGCTGGAAGTCATCGTCGAAATCCTGCAAATACCGCAAGACGAGTGCTGGATGATTGCCAGCAGCGGCGTGCTGCGGTTTGTGCGCAAAGAAGGCGACCGTGTTACGCGTTTGCAAGCGGCGTACGCTTTGCCCATGTTGCCTGGTGAATGGGAAAAGCCAGCAGAGGTCGCTCCCGCAGCAGCGGCGGCACCCCAAGCCACGGCGATCATGTTTGCTGAGCGGTTGCATGCATTGCATGAGGCCTGCAAGAAAGGGGTCAAGCCTTCGCAATTGATCGAACTGGCCCTGCGTGTCTTTACCGATGGTCTTGCTATCCAGCGCGTGGCTTTTCTGGTTTTCTCCGAGCCGGACAACCAGTTGCGTGCCCGCTTCGTGCAAAGCCCGGAAATTCATGATCGTTTGCGCGATTTCACGTTGCCGATGGATAACGTTCATCTGTTCGCGCGGCTGATGCAAAAACCGCAAGCCGTCTGGTTGAGCGAGGCGACGCGCAGCAATCTGCAAAAACTGCTGCCGGGGACGTGGCTGCAACGGTTTGGCGCGGGCGATTTTTATGCGATGTCGGTGTTCATGAACGACAGGCCGGTTGGCCTGTTTGTGGGTCAGCGTACCGCCAGCCTTGCGCTTGATGAAACCACCTTTACCCAATTCAAACAGGTTTGCCTGCTGGTCAGCCGTGCGCTAGCCGAACGCAACGCACGCGCTTGA
- the motB gene encoding flagellar motor protein MotB, which produces MSDDSQRPIVVKRIKKGGHGHHGGAWKIAYADFMTAMMAFFLLMWLLGSVSKANLKGISDYFSNPMKIARRGGEGAGDADSLIKGGGRDLTQQTGQLRKGSIPDAESVKDKHRLSELKKKVESLMDDKAKTNSKLAQYRNQLRLDMVADGLRIQIVDAQNRPMFKSGSSELEPYAKDILDEIGKLLNDVPNSLSLSGHTDSAQFASGQRGYSNWELSSDRANASRRELIDGSGLATGKILRVNGFADQVPLDTGNVSAPVNRRISIVVLNKDAETEIRQQAGLDKEAAALPASEVASHIK; this is translated from the coding sequence ATGAGCGATGATTCCCAACGCCCCATAGTAGTCAAGCGCATCAAGAAGGGCGGCCATGGGCATCATGGCGGCGCCTGGAAAATTGCCTACGCCGACTTTATGACCGCCATGATGGCGTTCTTTTTGCTGATGTGGCTACTGGGGTCTGTCTCGAAAGCCAACCTTAAAGGCATCTCCGATTATTTCTCCAACCCGATGAAAATCGCTCGCCGCGGTGGCGAAGGTGCGGGCGATGCCGACTCGTTGATCAAGGGCGGCGGCAGGGATTTGACTCAGCAAACCGGCCAGTTGCGCAAAGGCTCCATTCCCGATGCCGAATCGGTTAAAGACAAACATCGTTTGTCCGAGCTGAAGAAAAAGGTCGAGTCGTTAATGGACGACAAAGCCAAAACCAACAGCAAACTCGCCCAATATCGCAACCAGTTGCGCCTTGATATGGTGGCTGACGGGCTGCGCATCCAGATCGTCGACGCGCAAAATCGGCCCATGTTCAAATCCGGCAGTAGTGAGCTTGAACCCTATGCCAAAGACATTCTGGATGAGATTGGCAAACTGCTGAACGATGTCCCCAACTCGCTCTCGCTCTCCGGGCATACGGATTCCGCACAGTTCGCCAGTGGCCAGCGCGGTTACTCCAACTGGGAGTTATCGTCAGACCGGGCCAATGCCTCGCGACGGGAATTGATTGATGGCTCCGGTCTGGCTACCGGAAAAATCTTGCGCGTTAACGGGTTTGCCGATCAAGTGCCTCTGGATACCGGCAATGTTTCTGCGCCGGTAAATCGCCGCATCAGCATTGTGGTGCTCAACAAAGACGCCGAAACCGAGATTCGTCAGCAAGCCGGGCTGGATAAAGAGGCGGCGGCGCTGCCTGCATCTGAAGTCGCCTCACACATCAAATAA
- a CDS encoding ROK family protein, which produces MSVILAIDIGGTQIKYGIVADDGAVLHHAQVDTPATRGGLYLLDYLCELAAPLVREFAPIGIAVSSLGLIDPVTGTILGAAEAVPDYAGCSPKAALEAAFKVPVTVENDVNCVALAEGWQGAAKGVQHFIALTIGTGIGGGIVINGNLYRGARAAAGEWGYMRIAGKMWERYASMSALIRTVEAATGEGNWDGKRILAEYDAKNAQICAVVAQWLDLLATGIANLIYAFNPQRVIVGGGVSARGEPFRLELANGIDAVLEPDFRGMTEICLASAGNHAGMIGATRNWLLTNTPDHALQTPSF; this is translated from the coding sequence ATGTCCGTTATTCTCGCCATTGATATCGGCGGCACCCAGATCAAATACGGCATCGTGGCCGACGACGGCGCGGTGCTGCACCATGCTCAAGTTGATACCCCAGCCACTCGCGGCGGCCTCTATCTGCTGGATTATCTCTGTGAATTGGCCGCGCCACTGGTGCGCGAGTTTGCCCCGATCGGCATCGCCGTCAGTTCGCTCGGGCTGATTGACCCGGTCACGGGCACCATCCTCGGCGCCGCAGAAGCTGTGCCCGACTATGCAGGCTGTTCGCCCAAAGCCGCACTTGAAGCGGCTTTCAAGGTGCCGGTAACTGTCGAAAATGATGTCAATTGCGTCGCGCTGGCCGAAGGCTGGCAGGGCGCCGCCAAAGGCGTGCAACATTTCATTGCGCTAACCATTGGCACCGGCATTGGCGGCGGCATTGTCATCAACGGCAATCTGTATCGTGGTGCGCGCGCGGCGGCGGGTGAGTGGGGTTATATGCGGATCGCCGGCAAGATGTGGGAGCGATATGCGTCCATGTCGGCCTTGATCCGCACCGTCGAGGCGGCAACGGGTGAGGGCAACTGGGACGGTAAGCGCATTCTGGCCGAATACGATGCGAAAAATGCGCAGATTTGTGCCGTCGTTGCCCAATGGCTGGACCTGTTGGCGACTGGCATCGCCAACCTGATATACGCTTTCAATCCGCAACGTGTGATTGTGGGTGGTGGAGTCAGTGCGCGCGGCGAGCCGTTCCGGCTGGAACTGGCCAATGGCATCGATGCGGTGCTGGAGCCGGATTTTCGCGGCATGACCGAAATCTGCCTCGCCAGCGCTGGCAACCACGCCGGCATGATCGGCGCCACTCGCAACTGGCTGCTGACCAATACGCCAGATCACGCGCTCCAGACCCCATCATTCTGA
- a CDS encoding glycoside hydrolase family 9 protein, with amino-acid sequence MKILFNHIGFTLNSRKTAVIEAPADASLLTFSVFNASTGEKALAGTIQFSGPVAKWKDWQFWQADFSALTESGEYFLVVDGQTPPLVSHTFSIAADLFGGQMLSDIVHYIKGQRCTGLYDNADRSRPKWGSDEHRDVHGGWYDASGDCSKYLSHLSVANFMNPQQTPQVVWNLIDGWAQLPPQAKWFNERMVDEALHGADFLLRMQDPAGFFYMTLFDKWSKDENQRDLCAYATQQGIKSDQYQAAFRQGGGVAIAALARASQLPRDGEFARAAYLVAAEKGFAHLLAHNTEYLDDGVENIIDDYCALLAATELLAVTGDGVYADAAIRRVLNLLERQQDAGWFVADAAGERSFFHAADAGLPHIALMRYLEVVPASPLAGRIRESLRQAFAWETRITFDEVANPFGYPRQFIKQPGSAGQTQFFIPHDNGTGYWWQGENARLGSIAAAAGRAQKLFADETDLAQALDHYAQSALDWILGANPFDACMLQGWGRNNPRYETGYYNAPGGVCNGITAGFDDEADIDFKKSEIATMANSWRWTEQWMPHGAWLFLALCSRNNLE; translated from the coding sequence TTGAAAATCCTGTTCAACCACATCGGCTTTACCCTCAACTCTCGCAAAACAGCGGTGATCGAAGCCCCGGCTGACGCATCGCTGCTTACCTTTTCGGTCTTTAACGCGAGCACGGGGGAAAAGGCGCTGGCGGGCACAATTCAGTTCAGCGGCCCGGTCGCAAAGTGGAAGGATTGGCAATTCTGGCAAGCGGATTTTTCAGCTTTGACCGAATCGGGCGAATATTTCCTGGTGGTGGACGGGCAAACCCCGCCGCTGGTGTCGCATACCTTTAGCATCGCCGCAGACCTGTTTGGCGGCCAAATGCTGTCGGATATCGTGCATTACATCAAAGGCCAGCGCTGCACCGGTCTGTACGACAACGCCGACCGCAGCCGTCCGAAGTGGGGCAGCGACGAGCACCGCGACGTGCATGGTGGTTGGTACGACGCTTCAGGCGATTGCTCCAAGTATCTGTCGCATCTGTCCGTCGCCAACTTCATGAATCCGCAACAAACTCCGCAGGTAGTGTGGAACTTGATTGATGGCTGGGCCCAACTACCGCCGCAGGCTAAGTGGTTCAACGAACGTATGGTGGATGAAGCGCTGCACGGCGCGGATTTTCTACTGCGCATGCAAGACCCTGCCGGTTTCTTCTACATGACCTTGTTCGATAAATGGTCAAAAGATGAAAACCAGCGTGACCTGTGCGCCTATGCCACGCAGCAAGGCATCAAGTCGGACCAGTACCAAGCTGCGTTCCGCCAGGGGGGCGGGGTGGCGATTGCCGCATTGGCGCGGGCGAGCCAGTTGCCGCGTGATGGTGAATTTGCGCGTGCGGCGTACCTGGTTGCCGCAGAAAAGGGCTTTGCCCATTTGCTGGCCCACAACACCGAATACCTGGACGATGGTGTTGAGAACATCATCGATGATTACTGTGCACTGCTGGCCGCGACCGAGTTGCTGGCGGTGACGGGTGATGGCGTATACGCCGATGCCGCCATCCGCCGCGTGCTTAACCTGCTGGAGCGCCAGCAAGATGCCGGCTGGTTTGTGGCCGACGCAGCGGGTGAGCGCTCGTTCTTTCATGCTGCCGACGCCGGCCTGCCGCATATCGCGTTGATGCGTTATCTGGAAGTAGTGCCCGCCAGTCCGTTAGCGGGTCGTATCCGCGAGAGCCTGCGCCAGGCTTTTGCCTGGGAAACCCGCATTACTTTTGATGAAGTCGCCAATCCGTTTGGCTACCCACGACAGTTTATTAAACAACCGGGCAGCGCAGGGCAGACACAATTCTTTATTCCGCATGACAATGGCACCGGTTACTGGTGGCAAGGCGAAAACGCCCGGCTGGGGTCGATTGCCGCTGCTGCTGGTCGGGCTCAAAAGCTGTTTGCCGACGAGACTGACCTGGCTCAAGCGCTGGACCACTATGCGCAAAGCGCGCTGGACTGGATACTGGGCGCCAATCCGTTCGACGCCTGCATGTTGCAAGGTTGGGGCCGCAATAACCCGCGATACGAAACGGGCTACTACAATGCACCTGGTGGTGTGTGCAACGGCATCACCGCCGGGTTCGATGATGAAGCCGATATCGACTTCAAAAAATCAGAAATAGCGACCATGGCCAATAGCTGGCGCTGGACCGAACAATGGATGCCGCATGGCGCGTGGCTGTTCCTCGCGCTGTGTAGCCGTAACAACCTGGAGTAA
- the ung gene encoding uracil-DNA glycosylase, translating into MIFDAIPATWQPVLSSLRNQPSLVKLGEFLDAEIAAGKTIYPSRDHWFAALEHVAPANVKVVILGQDPYHGAGQAHGLSFSVPQGVRKPPSLANIWKEITRDLDITPPQDGSLTGWADQGVLLLNTVLTVEADCAASHAKRGWEVLTDAIIAQLSAQQEGIVFMLWGSHAQKKGALIDRSKHLVLESVHPSPLSAYRGFIGNGHFSAANRYLQEHHRQPVDWANA; encoded by the coding sequence TTGATTTTTGATGCCATTCCCGCCACTTGGCAGCCCGTGCTGTCGTCCTTACGCAATCAACCTTCACTCGTCAAACTGGGCGAATTTCTCGATGCCGAGATCGCTGCCGGTAAAACCATCTATCCGTCGCGGGATCACTGGTTTGCCGCGCTGGAGCATGTTGCGCCTGCCAACGTCAAAGTGGTGATTTTGGGACAAGACCCTTATCACGGCGCCGGTCAGGCGCACGGCTTGAGCTTTTCAGTGCCGCAGGGCGTGCGCAAGCCGCCGTCACTGGCCAATATCTGGAAAGAAATCACCCGCGATCTGGATATAACCCCGCCGCAAGATGGCTCGCTCACCGGCTGGGCAGATCAAGGGGTGTTGTTGCTCAACACTGTGCTGACGGTTGAAGCGGATTGCGCCGCTTCACATGCCAAACGGGGCTGGGAAGTGCTGACCGATGCCATCATTGCCCAACTGAGTGCGCAGCAAGAAGGGATTGTGTTCATGTTGTGGGGCAGCCATGCGCAAAAGAAAGGCGCGCTGATCGACCGCAGCAAACATCTGGTGCTGGAGTCGGTGCATCCTTCTCCGCTTTCGGCGTACCGCGGATTTATCGGCAATGGTCACTTTTCTGCAGCCAACCGCTATTTGCAGGAACACCACCGGCAGCCGGTGGATTGGGCCAATGCCTGA
- a CDS encoding class I SAM-dependent methyltransferase — MAQPIRFVLLQCLASLFVVVAHGQWPACPLWLVLAGGGALAGFVAWFWQDGRWWCLFHLAFPLAVGFALTLHIDSSVWLGGFVLLFLFSAGAIRSRVPLYLSNQRTLALLNAEIPANAKLIDLGAGTGTVLAWLSKNRPDVQLTGVEVALMPWLIGRLRLGAGIDWRRGNVFNVDLAGFDVVYAYLSPEPMPELWQKVRAECGPGSRFISNSFAIPGVAPDKTIDIGDWKNSKLLIWQST; from the coding sequence ATGGCGCAGCCGATCCGCTTTGTATTATTGCAATGCCTGGCCTCACTGTTTGTCGTTGTCGCTCATGGTCAATGGCCTGCATGTCCGCTCTGGCTGGTTTTGGCCGGTGGTGGCGCTCTGGCGGGTTTTGTTGCCTGGTTCTGGCAGGATGGCCGCTGGTGGTGTCTGTTTCATCTGGCTTTCCCGCTGGCGGTGGGCTTTGCGCTAACTTTGCATATTGATTCCTCGGTGTGGCTAGGCGGTTTTGTACTGTTGTTTCTTTTTTCTGCGGGCGCCATACGCAGCCGGGTTCCGCTATACCTGAGTAATCAACGTACCTTGGCGTTGCTGAATGCCGAAATCCCCGCCAATGCAAAACTGATTGATCTCGGCGCGGGCACGGGGACAGTGCTGGCGTGGTTAAGCAAGAACCGGCCCGATGTGCAGCTCACCGGGGTGGAAGTGGCTCTGATGCCGTGGCTGATAGGCCGACTACGGCTGGGTGCCGGCATCGATTGGCGTCGCGGCAATGTGTTCAACGTAGACCTGGCCGGGTTCGACGTAGTCTATGCTTACCTGTCACCCGAGCCCATGCCCGAGCTTTGGCAAAAGGTGCGGGCGGAGTGTGGGCCGGGCAGCCGCTTCATCAGCAACAGTTTTGCAATTCCCGGCGTTGCGCCGGACAAGACGATCGATATTGGCGACTGGAAAAACAGCAAACTTCTGATATGGCAATCAACATAG